A region from the Nonlabens sp. YIK11 genome encodes:
- a CDS encoding FAD-binding oxidoreductase produces the protein MAHSVKIKSIKQLTHDVKQFRVEKPDGYEFTPGHATEVSIDQEQWKDEKRPFTFTSLTSDEDLEFVIKIYTDHDGVTEALDHLKPGDHLIIRDTWGAIEYKGDGYVIAGGAGITPYIAMFRDLKTKNKLDGLHLLFSNKTEKDIILKEELDQMLGDRVTYIITDQEDTQYLNGRVDKELIKNQVDDFDKNFYVCGPPQMTEDISEILKECGASPDAVTLDDQ, from the coding sequence ATGGCACATTCTGTTAAAATCAAGTCGATCAAACAATTAACTCACGACGTGAAGCAATTTCGCGTGGAAAAACCGGACGGTTATGAATTCACGCCAGGTCATGCGACCGAGGTTTCCATTGATCAGGAGCAATGGAAGGATGAGAAAAGACCTTTTACCTTTACCAGCCTTACCAGTGACGAGGATCTGGAATTTGTAATTAAAATCTATACTGATCACGATGGCGTGACCGAGGCACTGGACCACTTGAAACCAGGTGATCATTTAATCATTAGAGATACTTGGGGCGCGATTGAATATAAAGGTGACGGTTATGTGATTGCCGGTGGCGCTGGAATCACGCCTTACATCGCGATGTTTAGGGACCTGAAAACCAAAAATAAACTGGACGGATTACATTTGTTGTTTTCCAATAAAACCGAAAAGGATATCATCCTAAAAGAAGAACTGGATCAAATGCTGGGCGATCGCGTGACCTATATCATTACCGATCAGGAAGATACCCAATATCTCAACGGTCGCGTGGACAAGGAACTGATCAAGAATCAGGTAGATGATTTTGATAAAAACTTTTACGTTTGTGGACCACCACAAATGACGGAAGACATCAGCGAGATTCTCAAAGAATGCGGTGCCTCTCCAGATGCTGTGACGCTGGATGATCAGTAG
- a CDS encoding YgjV family protein has protein sequence MEFNLTEIIGYLASLFVLLSFFNKNLRKLRIVNSIGCGFFVAYGFMLGSIPVIVTNVAILGVNAYYLFVKKEDIRPKEELENK, from the coding sequence ATGGAGTTCAACCTCACCGAAATCATCGGATATCTAGCCAGTCTGTTCGTGCTGCTTTCCTTTTTCAATAAGAACCTGCGCAAGTTGCGCATCGTTAATTCCATAGGATGCGGTTTTTTTGTCGCGTATGGTTTTATGCTAGGTAGTATTCCCGTAATCGTGACTAATGTAGCCATTCTAGGTGTCAATGCGTATTACCTTTTCGTCAAAAAAGAAGACATTAGACCTAAAGAAGAACTAGAAAACAAATAA
- a CDS encoding helix-turn-helix domain-containing protein, with amino-acid sequence MKQPQLGDYIANLRKEQGLTQEELVELCNINVRTIQRIEAGEVTPRNYTIKNILQALGSSYAEITQELQEKPKTEQAPENLLKNPKNGLWIAIVGMAYVLTSLPLTMIDLSLNFFDHAMVTSDIRFLIAILYSVLATVFYLGFSFNLKFKSPLVKISAIVYLIALLFAEILFMDMYNSSVNASFDALNIGMSIVLSIVFAIAIALLSIPFFQNRGRFSGPYKYLGYLLIVAAAFNLTVLLFPIGSLLVTLFEIMMVIYFIQNHQAFAKAKNKD; translated from the coding sequence ATGAAACAACCACAACTAGGCGATTATATCGCTAATCTGCGAAAAGAACAAGGACTGACTCAAGAAGAGCTTGTCGAGTTATGCAACATCAATGTGAGAACTATACAACGCATTGAAGCTGGTGAAGTCACACCTCGCAATTATACGATCAAGAATATCCTTCAAGCTTTGGGAAGTTCTTATGCGGAAATTACTCAAGAGCTTCAAGAGAAACCTAAAACTGAACAAGCTCCAGAAAACTTGTTGAAGAACCCTAAAAATGGATTGTGGATCGCGATCGTTGGAATGGCTTACGTCCTTACCTCGCTTCCATTAACGATGATCGATTTGTCACTCAACTTTTTTGACCATGCCATGGTCACTTCAGACATTCGGTTCTTAATAGCAATACTGTATAGCGTTCTAGCGACCGTATTCTATTTAGGATTCTCCTTCAACTTGAAGTTCAAGTCACCACTTGTAAAAATTTCCGCTATTGTATATCTAATTGCACTACTCTTTGCAGAGATTTTATTCATGGACATGTACAATTCTAGTGTGAATGCTTCTTTTGACGCCCTAAACATAGGAATGAGCATTGTGTTATCTATTGTATTTGCTATTGCCATTGCTTTATTAAGCATACCATTTTTTCAAAATCGAGGTCGCTTCTCAGGCCCTTATAAATATTTAGGATATCTATTGATTGTTGCAGCAGCGTTCAACCTAACCGTGTTATTATTTCCAATAGGAAGTTTGCTGGTGACCCTATTTGAGATCATGATGGTGATTTATTTTATTCAGAACCACCAAGCTTTTGCAAAAGCAAAGAATAAAGACTAG
- a CDS encoding NAD(P)H-dependent oxidoreductase has product MTKSIENLKWRYATKNFDPNKNLEPQQLEMLAAAFNLTATSYGLQPCRLIVVQNTDLQHQMVPMAFGQRQVVDAAAVLVICTTAVDADYVRRYFKRVKDIRDTSDEVLQPFVDQLTTKFDAMAVEEVEQWARNQAYITLGTLMNICAQEQIDSCPMEGFIPDKIDGLLGLKAKGLKSVLMLPVGYRSAEDPFADMKKVRLPIEKSVEFIH; this is encoded by the coding sequence ATGACGAAAAGTATTGAAAACCTTAAATGGAGATACGCTACCAAGAATTTTGATCCCAATAAAAACCTAGAGCCGCAACAGTTGGAAATGCTGGCTGCAGCCTTTAATCTTACCGCTACTTCTTATGGATTGCAACCGTGTCGTTTGATCGTGGTTCAAAATACAGATTTGCAACATCAAATGGTGCCGATGGCTTTTGGCCAACGTCAAGTAGTCGACGCTGCAGCCGTTCTTGTTATTTGCACGACAGCGGTAGATGCAGATTATGTACGCCGATATTTTAAGAGAGTCAAGGACATTCGAGACACCAGTGATGAGGTGCTACAACCGTTTGTGGACCAGCTCACGACTAAATTTGATGCAATGGCGGTGGAAGAAGTGGAGCAATGGGCCAGAAATCAGGCATATATCACGCTGGGAACACTCATGAATATTTGTGCACAGGAACAGATCGATAGTTGTCCCATGGAAGGTTTTATACCCGATAAAATTGACGGTCTGTTAGGCCTTAAGGCTAAAGGTTTGAAATCTGTATTGATGCTACCGGTAGGTTATCGCAGTGCAGAAGACCCTTTTGCCGACATGAAAAAGGTACGTTTACCCATTGAAAAAAGCGTTGAGTTTATTCACTAA
- a CDS encoding NAD(P)H-dependent flavin oxidoreductase: MTASSLIDHLSLPVVAAPMFLISGPDLVIECCKNGIVGTFPALNQRSTEGFEEWLIQIETELKKWEEETGKKAAPYGVNLIVHGSNPRLEADLKVCMKHKVPLIITSLGAVKDVVNAVHSYGGLVFHDVIKKRHAEKAQEAGVDGLILVCAGAGGHAGTLNPMPFILEVRSFYDGVILLSGAMSSGQDVASALQMGADLAYMGTRFINTNESKATDEYRKMIIDAGSSDVVYTAAISGVSANFLAASLKAAGITEEQLQATGKIDFGKEMDTEAKAWKTIWSAGQGVATIKDSVPADELIDRLKSEFKTAIEKQVENLKRFS, encoded by the coding sequence ATGACTGCAAGCTCTCTTATAGATCACCTTTCATTGCCCGTTGTGGCAGCGCCCATGTTCCTAATTTCTGGACCAGACCTGGTCATTGAATGTTGTAAAAACGGAATTGTTGGAACTTTTCCGGCTCTTAACCAGCGATCTACAGAAGGTTTTGAAGAATGGCTAATACAAATCGAGACCGAGCTCAAAAAATGGGAAGAAGAAACTGGCAAGAAGGCCGCGCCATACGGCGTCAATTTGATCGTACATGGCAGTAATCCGCGACTGGAAGCCGATTTAAAAGTGTGTATGAAACATAAAGTGCCGCTCATCATTACCTCACTAGGTGCTGTTAAAGATGTGGTCAATGCGGTGCACAGTTACGGTGGTTTGGTATTTCACGATGTGATCAAAAAACGCCATGCCGAAAAAGCCCAAGAAGCTGGAGTCGATGGCTTGATTTTGGTCTGTGCTGGCGCTGGCGGTCATGCGGGTACATTAAATCCTATGCCATTTATACTTGAGGTGCGTTCGTTTTATGATGGTGTGATCCTGCTTTCTGGTGCCATGAGTTCTGGTCAAGATGTGGCCAGTGCCTTGCAAATGGGAGCAGACTTGGCTTACATGGGAACCCGATTTATCAATACGAACGAGTCAAAAGCAACCGATGAATACCGCAAGATGATCATCGACGCAGGATCATCTGACGTGGTGTATACGGCAGCTATTTCTGGAGTGTCGGCTAATTTCCTTGCTGCAAGTTTGAAAGCCGCCGGAATTACTGAAGAGCAATTACAAGCGACTGGCAAAATTGATTTTGGTAAAGAAATGGATACTGAGGCTAAAGCCTGGAAAACCATCTGGAGCGCCGGTCAAGGTGTAGCTACCATTAAAGATAGCGTTCCAGCAGATGAACTTATCGACAGATTAAAAAGCGAATTCAAAACCGCGATTGAAAAGCAGGTGGAGAATTTGAAAAGATTCAGCTAG
- a CDS encoding DnaJ C-terminal domain-containing protein, producing the protein MQFIDYYQTLGVPKTATAAEIKKAYRKLARKYHPDLNPNDKEAERKFKELNEANEVLSDPENRKKYDQYGENWKDADAMNQSRSQQGNRQSYQSYQSGPGGSDPDFSDFFESMFGGRSSSRQQTMYRGQDFNAQLQLDLMDVYKSHKRTLTVNGKNIRITIPAGVHNGQTIRIKNYGGESPTNGPNGDLLITFVINNNTGFHREQEDLFITQEIPLTTAVLGGEIQIKTLDGLVKLKVKPGTQNNTKVKLKGKGFPVYKKENTYGDLIVTYTVKIPNSLSQEQRELYEQLAKLD; encoded by the coding sequence ATGCAATTCATCGACTACTATCAAACCCTAGGCGTGCCTAAAACAGCTACCGCGGCAGAAATCAAAAAGGCCTACCGCAAACTTGCACGCAAATATCATCCAGATCTCAATCCTAATGATAAGGAAGCCGAGCGTAAATTCAAGGAACTCAATGAAGCCAACGAAGTGTTGAGCGATCCCGAAAACCGTAAAAAATACGATCAATACGGCGAGAATTGGAAAGATGCCGATGCCATGAACCAGTCACGAAGTCAACAGGGCAATAGGCAATCCTATCAATCCTATCAAAGTGGACCTGGTGGCAGTGATCCTGATTTTTCAGACTTCTTTGAATCTATGTTTGGAGGTCGCAGCTCCAGTCGCCAACAAACTATGTATCGCGGTCAGGACTTCAATGCACAACTCCAGCTAGATTTGATGGATGTTTATAAAAGCCATAAAAGAACGCTAACGGTAAACGGTAAAAACATCAGGATAACCATACCAGCTGGTGTACACAATGGACAAACCATAAGAATCAAAAATTATGGTGGCGAGAGTCCAACAAATGGACCTAATGGTGACCTATTGATCACTTTTGTCATAAACAACAACACAGGTTTTCATCGAGAGCAAGAAGACTTATTTATCACTCAGGAAATCCCTTTAACCACAGCAGTTTTAGGTGGTGAGATCCAAATCAAAACGCTGGACGGTCTCGTAAAACTTAAGGTCAAACCAGGAACGCAGAATAACACCAAAGTAAAATTAAAGGGTAAAGGCTTTCCAGTTTACAAGAAGGAGAATACCTACGGCGATTTAATTGTAACCTATACGGTCAAAATACCCAATTCCCTTAGCCAAGAACAGAGAGAATTGTATGAACAACTAGCAAAATTAGATTGA
- a CDS encoding vancomycin high temperature exclusion protein: MKRLLNIIVFLVVGGLLAVVFLQVYVNQTAAPHMKYNLEEIEPAYTGIVLGASVRPDKSLSPILKDRVDAAYLAYQEGKIKKFLLSGDHGQTDYDEVNAMKTYLNNKGVPDSDIFLDHAGFDTYDSMIRARSIFKVEKAIVFTQKFHLPRAVYLGRNLDLDLEGFAVDPKSYEPSAYLKRREWLANVKAWTEIYIEKRPTFEGISIPITGDSSPTHDQ, translated from the coding sequence ATGAAAAGACTTCTCAATATCATTGTGTTCTTAGTGGTTGGTGGTCTTCTTGCCGTGGTTTTCCTGCAGGTATATGTGAACCAGACAGCGGCACCACACATGAAGTATAATCTTGAGGAAATCGAACCGGCTTATACCGGCATTGTGCTGGGTGCGAGCGTACGGCCCGACAAGAGCCTGTCGCCTATCCTGAAAGATCGGGTCGATGCGGCCTACCTGGCGTATCAGGAAGGTAAGATCAAAAAGTTTTTGTTGAGTGGCGACCATGGCCAGACAGATTATGATGAAGTGAACGCCATGAAAACGTATCTAAATAACAAAGGCGTTCCCGACAGTGATATCTTTCTGGATCATGCTGGTTTTGATACCTATGATAGTATGATACGGGCACGGTCGATTTTTAAGGTGGAGAAGGCGATTGTATTTACCCAAAAATTCCATCTGCCCAGAGCAGTTTATCTAGGTCGCAATCTGGACCTGGACCTGGAAGGTTTTGCCGTGGATCCTAAAAGCTATGAGCCTTCGGCATACCTCAAACGCCGTGAATGGCTTGCTAATGTAAAAGCATGGACAGAGATTTACATAGAAAAGCGACCGACTTTTGAAGGAATCTCAATTCCCATAACGGGCGACAGCAGTCCTACTCACGATCAATAA
- a CDS encoding phosphatase PAP2 family protein — MRNIILLVILLSALPLQAQQTFTIDRGETNLWQDFTYDMGNVFQGVGFAYSRPLYWDGGDALIAGGVAATTLGIFVIDDDINREFRSHRDEIPSILLDYGNYAGAPQNNYGLTGAIYLTGLFTRNEKLRRTGVLLISSATATGFFQQLTKSATGRARPSGGFGKNHFKPFGGESVYRSFPSGHAVLTFTNAHVIAKQFDNAWVKAGIYAVGVVPGLSRIYDNQHWASDVFLSWALSYFMVEAIDLYLDRKYEQKYNDDRTMKTSLDLNFSLTSIGVSYSF; from the coding sequence ATGCGCAACATTATTCTCCTAGTCATTCTTCTTTCTGCACTGCCGCTTCAAGCGCAGCAAACCTTTACCATTGATCGTGGAGAAACTAATTTATGGCAGGATTTCACCTATGACATGGGTAATGTGTTTCAAGGAGTTGGCTTTGCTTACAGCAGGCCACTGTATTGGGATGGCGGCGACGCCCTTATCGCTGGAGGCGTTGCGGCGACCACTTTAGGGATTTTTGTTATTGACGACGATATCAATCGAGAATTTAGAAGTCATAGGGATGAAATTCCTTCCATCCTTTTGGATTATGGAAATTATGCAGGTGCGCCACAAAACAATTACGGCCTTACTGGAGCCATTTATCTCACTGGTTTGTTTACTCGTAATGAGAAACTAAGGCGCACTGGTGTGCTGCTCATATCCTCTGCTACAGCTACCGGCTTTTTTCAGCAGTTGACCAAATCGGCGACGGGTCGTGCGCGACCTAGCGGTGGCTTTGGCAAGAATCACTTCAAGCCATTTGGCGGCGAGTCGGTTTATAGATCCTTTCCATCCGGTCACGCAGTATTGACCTTCACCAATGCGCATGTGATAGCCAAACAATTCGACAACGCTTGGGTCAAAGCCGGAATCTATGCCGTAGGCGTTGTTCCTGGATTATCGCGCATCTATGACAACCAGCACTGGGCCAGCGATGTATTCTTGAGTTGGGCGCTGAGTTATTTTATGGTAGAGGCTATTGACCTGTATTTGGATCGCAAGTACGAGCAAAAATACAACGACGACCGTACCATGAAAACTTCGCTAGACCTCAACTTCTCGCTTACCAGTATAGGTGTGAGTTACAGTTTCTAA
- a CDS encoding TonB-dependent receptor: protein MQRIKWLVLLLVFLANVPCQARHKLSVPSAFAKANQKPNSQKFTLSGTITDQANGETLLNVNILIPELGTGTISNEYGFYSITLDAGTYEVIYSSIGFQSVTKTVVLDQNRKLSIQLQEQGEQLDAIVIESDIEQLSTRSPQMSVNALSIESIKKIPVVLGEVDLIKSLSLLPGVTTAGEGASGFNVRGGAADQNLVLLDEATLYGSDHLFGFFSVFNPDAIKDLKLYKGGIPARYGGRVSSVLDIYQRDGNKTKLSGTGGIGIVASRLLLEGPIQKDKSSFLVGGRSSYAHLFFPLFGLENQAYFYDLNAKVSFNLDDRNRLYGSAYFGRDVFEINELFGNTFGNSFVNLRWNHIFNEKWFSNASAIFSDYNYALELEFVEFEFFSGITNLNLKYDLTHFASDKAKLRYGINSIYYEFDPGRIVPTTPTSPINESQLTKKYAWENAAYVDGDFKITDDLNINAGLRLTTFSRLGQDLINVYENNQPLLFNQEQGVYVSAMPIDRIASSRSDILKTFVNLEPRFSASYSLDDDTSIKASYQRINQYIHLISNTTAPTPFDLYAPSGDFIKPQKGDQVAVGFFKNVGDYSVELESFYKTVDNRLDYIDGADLIAQEAVESILLAGEARAYGIELLLRKNEGRLQGWIAYTLSKSEQRTPGRNASEPGINNSDWYNAPWDKTHDLTVTANYEWNEKWSFGSNFTLQTGQPVTFPDGQYEFNGLFVPTFESRNASRLPIIHRLDLSATYVPKPEKTQGWQGSWVFSLYNAYNRRNAASISFGENDDTARNEATRLAIFGIVPAVTYNFKF from the coding sequence ATGCAAAGAATAAAGTGGCTTGTTTTACTGTTAGTGTTTCTCGCTAACGTACCGTGTCAAGCACGGCATAAACTTTCTGTTCCTTCCGCTTTCGCGAAAGCGAACCAAAAACCGAACTCCCAAAAGTTTACCCTATCAGGAACCATTACAGATCAAGCCAATGGCGAGACTTTGCTCAATGTCAATATCTTGATCCCAGAACTGGGCACGGGAACCATCTCCAACGAGTACGGCTTCTACTCCATCACGCTGGATGCGGGCACCTATGAGGTGATCTACAGCAGCATAGGTTTTCAAAGCGTCACCAAAACTGTGGTGCTGGACCAAAACCGAAAACTTTCCATCCAACTGCAGGAACAAGGCGAGCAACTCGATGCCATTGTGATCGAGAGCGATATTGAACAATTAAGCACACGGTCACCGCAAATGAGTGTGAACGCGCTATCCATCGAGTCCATTAAAAAAATACCGGTAGTATTGGGAGAAGTAGATTTGATCAAATCCCTTTCACTATTGCCTGGAGTAACGACTGCCGGTGAAGGCGCCAGCGGATTTAACGTACGTGGTGGCGCGGCAGATCAAAATCTGGTGCTGCTAGATGAAGCTACGCTGTATGGTAGCGATCACCTTTTTGGGTTCTTTTCTGTTTTTAATCCAGATGCCATCAAGGATTTGAAATTGTATAAAGGTGGTATTCCTGCGCGCTATGGCGGTAGGGTTTCCAGTGTACTGGATATTTACCAGCGCGATGGAAATAAAACGAAATTGAGCGGTACTGGTGGTATAGGAATCGTAGCTAGCAGATTGTTGCTGGAAGGTCCTATCCAAAAGGATAAATCCTCATTCCTAGTAGGTGGACGCAGCAGCTATGCGCATTTATTTTTCCCTCTTTTTGGGTTGGAAAACCAAGCATACTTCTATGATTTGAACGCTAAGGTATCCTTCAATCTGGATGACAGGAATCGACTGTACGGTTCGGCATATTTTGGACGTGATGTATTTGAAATAAACGAACTTTTTGGCAACACCTTTGGGAATTCTTTTGTTAACCTGCGCTGGAATCATATTTTCAATGAAAAATGGTTCAGTAATGCATCGGCTATATTTTCAGATTATAATTATGCATTGGAACTTGAGTTTGTGGAGTTTGAATTCTTTAGCGGGATTACCAACCTCAACCTCAAATACGACCTGACCCATTTTGCCAGTGACAAAGCAAAACTGCGCTATGGGATCAACTCCATTTATTATGAATTTGATCCTGGTAGAATTGTTCCCACAACTCCTACAAGCCCCATCAATGAGAGCCAGCTGACTAAAAAATATGCTTGGGAAAATGCCGCTTACGTTGATGGCGATTTTAAAATCACAGATGATCTCAATATCAATGCGGGATTGCGCTTGACCACCTTCAGCCGATTGGGCCAAGATTTGATCAATGTTTATGAAAACAATCAGCCATTGTTGTTCAATCAAGAGCAAGGTGTTTATGTGAGCGCCATGCCTATTGACAGAATAGCCAGCAGCCGCAGTGACATCTTAAAAACCTTTGTAAATCTCGAGCCGCGATTCTCAGCCTCCTATAGTCTGGATGACGATACCAGTATCAAAGCGAGCTACCAGCGTATCAATCAATACATTCATTTGATTTCAAATACTACAGCACCTACTCCATTTGATCTTTATGCGCCTAGCGGTGACTTTATCAAGCCTCAAAAAGGCGATCAAGTCGCAGTCGGTTTCTTTAAAAACGTTGGAGATTATTCCGTTGAATTGGAGTCCTTCTATAAAACCGTAGACAATAGGCTGGATTATATTGATGGTGCAGATCTTATCGCCCAGGAAGCCGTGGAATCCATTTTGCTCGCTGGTGAAGCCAGAGCCTATGGCATTGAATTATTACTAAGGAAAAACGAAGGTCGCCTGCAAGGCTGGATTGCTTACACTTTATCCAAAAGTGAGCAAAGAACACCTGGAAGAAATGCATCGGAACCTGGCATCAACAACAGCGACTGGTACAATGCGCCATGGGATAAAACGCACGACTTGACCGTTACCGCAAATTATGAATGGAATGAGAAGTGGAGCTTTGGTTCCAATTTCACGTTGCAAACCGGCCAACCCGTAACTTTCCCTGATGGTCAATACGAATTCAACGGATTGTTTGTACCAACGTTTGAGTCTCGCAATGCCAGTAGATTGCCCATCATTCACCGTCTCGACCTATCGGCTACCTACGTTCCAAAACCTGAAAAGACCCAAGGCTGGCAAGGCAGTTGGGTATTTAGCCTCTACAATGCGTATAATAGAAGAAATGCGGCAAGCATCAGCTTTGGTGAGAATGATGACACCGCACGCAACGAGGCTACCAGACTTGCCATATTTGGAATCGTTCCTGCAGTTACTTATAATTTCAAATTTTGA
- a CDS encoding DUF4249 domain-containing protein, with product MKKWFYIILLAVSFIQCEDVIDVDLNTAASRLVIDGRLELLSDGSSRNTIRLTRSSGFFEEVNPVVSDASVQVVVNNGISFPFRFDETRNLYVNNNLRLEEGSTYTLEIVDGNNFYRANQQLISTVPLGNIEQTEVSGFGDFTQITAFFQDPEALGDYYLFTYEDPDNFQLDVSDDEFINGNLSPTSFFVEDLEPGTNIQLSITGIDAQAFQFFETLIQQTDDSGGGPFDTQPAVVKGNVFNERNPDRFPFGYFRVAQVYELNYVSE from the coding sequence ATGAAAAAGTGGTTCTACATTATACTACTAGCGGTGAGCTTCATTCAATGTGAAGATGTGATCGATGTGGATTTGAATACCGCAGCATCACGATTAGTCATTGACGGTCGCTTGGAACTTTTGAGCGACGGCAGCAGCCGCAATACCATCAGATTAACCAGATCATCTGGTTTCTTTGAAGAAGTCAATCCTGTGGTAAGCGACGCCAGTGTTCAAGTGGTTGTGAATAACGGTATTTCATTTCCGTTTAGATTTGACGAAACACGCAACCTTTACGTCAACAATAATCTAAGGTTAGAGGAAGGTTCTACCTATACTTTAGAAATTGTGGATGGTAACAACTTTTATAGAGCAAATCAGCAATTGATTAGTACCGTACCACTGGGAAACATTGAACAAACCGAAGTAAGCGGCTTTGGCGATTTTACACAGATTACGGCTTTCTTTCAGGATCCAGAGGCGCTGGGTGATTACTACCTGTTCACCTATGAAGATCCAGATAACTTCCAGCTGGACGTATCTGATGATGAGTTTATCAATGGCAACCTATCACCTACCAGCTTTTTTGTCGAAGATTTAGAGCCTGGCACCAACATCCAACTAAGCATCACCGGTATCGACGCACAGGCATTTCAGTTTTTTGAGACCTTGATCCAGCAAACGGATGATAGTGGCGGAGGCCCATTTGATACCCAACCTGCTGTCGTAAAAGGAAATGTTTTTAATGAGCGTAATCCAGATCGTTTTCCGTTTGGTTATTTTAGGGTAGCGCAGGTGTACGAATTGAATTATGTGAGTGAATAA
- a CDS encoding patatin-like phospholipase family protein, with product MAPTQKIGITLAGGGARASAHIGVLQALNENGIFPSEVSGASAGAMIGALYCHGYSPLEILELSMQEEFVRIFKFQLLTREWNRLAMLKRLLEKHLPENSFEAMKIPLHVCVTNLNKGISEYLNQGDLSTSIIASCAIPVIFKPVVFNNATYVDGGVLNNLPVEPLLNRGMKIMGVSICPHEELETIKGIREISERVFQLNVWSNTEQRLRQCDVALEVEESFPYGIFDVKKSEELFKIGYDCAIKQMPQIIAGLS from the coding sequence ATGGCTCCAACTCAAAAAATAGGAATTACACTAGCCGGCGGCGGCGCAAGGGCATCGGCACACATAGGTGTGTTACAAGCGCTCAATGAAAACGGCATTTTTCCCAGCGAGGTGTCTGGCGCCAGTGCTGGTGCCATGATAGGTGCGTTGTACTGCCATGGCTACTCGCCTTTGGAAATTTTGGAATTGTCCATGCAAGAAGAATTTGTGCGCATCTTTAAATTCCAACTTTTAACGCGTGAATGGAACCGTCTGGCCATGCTCAAAAGGTTACTGGAAAAGCACTTGCCAGAGAATAGTTTTGAGGCCATGAAAATCCCTTTACACGTTTGCGTGACCAACCTCAACAAAGGCATTAGCGAATATTTAAACCAAGGCGATTTAAGCACCAGTATCATCGCATCCTGTGCGATACCGGTCATTTTCAAACCGGTCGTTTTTAATAATGCTACTTATGTGGATGGTGGCGTTCTCAACAATTTACCAGTAGAACCACTGCTGAATCGCGGCATGAAAATCATGGGTGTGAGCATTTGCCCACACGAGGAACTGGAAACCATTAAAGGCATTAGAGAAATTAGCGAACGTGTTTTCCAACTTAACGTGTGGAGCAATACAGAACAGCGTCTGCGACAGTGCGACGTCGCGTTAGAGGTGGAAGAGTCTTTTCCCTACGGGATTTTTGATGTTAAAAAATCGGAAGAACTCTTCAAGATAGGCTATGATTGCGCCATCAAGCAGATGCCCCAAATTATCGCTGGGCTTTCCTGA